A single region of the Salvia miltiorrhiza cultivar Shanhuang (shh) chromosome 8, IMPLAD_Smil_shh, whole genome shotgun sequence genome encodes:
- the LOC131001210 gene encoding uncharacterized protein At4g14342 isoform X1 → MQASDRFNINSQLEHLQAKYVGTGHADLTRFEWAVNIHRDSYASYVGHYPILAYFAVAENESIGRERYNFMQVCLLYAFFVCVCVCVWSMSSHLVKIRYLNFVGVEFSKFLFISPFNFSISWIWSWWGLFLLWNLDGKCVTDLTLKMPQ, encoded by the exons ATGCAG GCGAGCGACAGGTTTAATATAAACTCGCAGCTCGAGCATTTGCAGGCTAAATATGTCGGTACAGGGCACGCCGACTTGACTCGATT TGAATGGGCGGTGAATATCCACCGAGATAGCTACGCCTCGTACGTCGGGCATTATCCGATTCTGGCCTACTTTGCCGTCGCTGAAAATGAATCCATTGGGAGAGAGCGCTACAATTTCATGCAGGTATGCCTTCTGTACgctttttttgtgtgtgtgtgtgtgtgtgtttggagCATGTCTAGTCATCTGGTGAAGATAAGGTACTTGAATTTTGTGGGTGTTGAGTTTtctaaatttctttttatttccccCTTTAATTTCTCTATTTCGTGGATTTGGAGTTGGTGGGGGCTGTTTCTTTTATGGAATTTGGATGGTAAATGTGTAACTGATTTGACTCTGAAAATGCCTCAATGA
- the LOC131001209 gene encoding uncharacterized protein LOC131001209 isoform X2 — protein MEAARRWCAKFHSKEKHKTSNKKSEPRPNGKEGLKAQLNEETPSNATKQKAAAAKQYIEKHYKEQMKSLQERRERRNMLEKKLADADVSAEEQNNILKYLEKKETEYMRLQRHKMGADDFEPLTMIGKGAFGEVRICREKKTGHVYAMKKLKKSEMLRRGQVEHVKAERNLLAEVDSNCIVKLYCSFQDEEYLYLIMEYLPGGDVMTLLMRKDTLTEDEAKFYVGETVLAIESIHKHNYIHRDIKPDNLLLDKNGHMKLSDFGLCKPLDCSNIQEKDFTVGNNYSGALQSDGRPAAPKRTQQEQLQHWQRNRRMLAYSTVGTPDYIAPEVLLKKGYAMECDWWSLGAIMYEMLVGYPPFYSDEPMSTCRKIVNWRTHLKFPEEAKLSPEAKDLICKLLCNVEQRLGTRGADEIKAHPWFKGTEWDKLYQMTAAFIPEVNGELDTQNFEKFEEADSQVPSAAKSGPWRKMLSSKDVNFMGYTYKNFEIVNDHEVPGMVELKKKNTKPKRPTVKSLFSEESDSESTQSSNGSFLNLLPSKSDTPKQCDI, from the exons AACGCCTTCAAATGCAACTAAACAGAAGGCAGCTGCAGCCAAGCAGTATATTGAAAAGCATTACAAGGAACAAATGAAGAGCTTGCAGGAAAGGAGGGAGCG ACGTAATATGCTTGAGAAGAAACTAGCTGATGCTGACGTCTCTGCGGAAGAGCAAAACAACATTTTGAAGTACTTAGAGAAGAAGGAAACAGAATATATGCGCCTTCAGAGGCATAAAATGGGTGCTGATGATTTTGAGCCATTAACCATGATTGGAAAGGGTGCATTTGGGGAg GTTAGAATCTGCAGGGAGAAGAAAACTGGCCATGTTTATGCCATGAAAAAGCTTAAGAAATCAGAGATGCTTCGTAGGGGTCAG GTTGAGCATGTAAAAGCAGAAAGGAATTTACTAGCGGAAGTTGACAGCAATTGCATTGTCAAACTTTATTGTTCTTTCCAAGATGAAGAGTATCTATATCTAATTATGGAATACCTTCCTGGTGGAGATGTGATGACTCTACTGATGCGTAAAGATACATTAACAGAAGATGAAGCCAAATTTTATGTAGGAGAAACAGTTCTTGCAATTGAATCTATCCACAAACACAATTACATTCATAG GGATATCAAGCCTGATAACTTGCTTCTTGATAAAAATGGTCACATGAAGTTGTCTGATTTTGGATTGTGCAAACCACTGGATTGCAGTAATATTCAAGAAAAGGATTTTACTGTAGGAAACAACTATAGTGGGGCTCTTCAAAGTGATGGGCGTCCAGCAGCACCTAAGCGCACTCAACAGGAGCAACTGCAGCACTGGCAGCGGAACAGGAGGATGCTT GCCTATTCAACTGTTGGTACACCTGATTATATTGCTCCAGAAGTTCTGCTGAAAAAAGGATATGCAATGGAGTGTGATTG GTGGTCTCTGGGGGCAATCATGTATGAGATGCTTGTTGGGTATCCACCATTTTATTCTGATGAGCCCATGTCTACCTGTAGGAAG ATAGTTAACTGGAGAACTCATTTGAAATTTCCGGAAGAGGCGAAACTATCGCCAGAAGCTAAAGATCTTATTTGTAAACTCTTGTGTAATGTAGAGCAAAGGCTTGGTACAAGAGGTGCTGACGAAATCAAG GCTCACCCATGGTTCAAAGGCACTGAGTGGGATAAATTATATCAAATGACTGCTGCATTCATTCCTGAAGTTAATGGTGAACTGGATACCCAAAACTTTGAAAAGTTTGAAGAG GCTGACAGTCAAGTCCCTTCAGCAGCAAAATCAGGCCCCTGGAGGAAG ATGCTTTCATCTAAGGACGTGAACTTCATGGGATACACCTACAAGAACTTTGAAATCGTGAATGATCATGAAGTCCCAGGAATGG TtgaactgaagaagaagaacaccAAGCCTAAGAGACCTACTGTGAAGTCCCTTTTCA GTGAGGAGTCGGACTCAGAATCCACTCAATCTTCAAATGGAAGTTTCCTAAACCTGCTACCTTCCAAATCAGATACCCCAAAACAATGCGATATATAG
- the LOC131001209 gene encoding uncharacterized protein LOC131001209 isoform X1 gives MEAARRWCAKFHSKEKHKTSNKKSEPRPNGKEGLKAQLNEETPSNATKQKAAAAKQYIEKHYKEQMKSLQERRERRNMLEKKLADADVSAEEQNNILKYLEKKETEYMRLQRHKMGADDFEPLTMIGKGAFGEVRICREKKTGHVYAMKKLKKSEMLRRGQVEHVKAERNLLAEVDSNCIVKLYCSFQDEEYLYLIMEYLPGGDVMTLLMRKDTLTEDEAKFYVGETVLAIESIHKHNYIHRDIKPDNLLLDKNGHMKLSDFGLCKPLDCSNIQEKDFTVGNNYSGALQSDGRPAAPKRTQQEQLQHWQRNRRMLAYSTVGTPDYIAPEVLLKKGYAMECDWWSLGAIMYEMLVGYPPFYSDEPMSTCRKIVNWRTHLKFPEEAKLSPEAKDLICKLLCNVEQRLGTRGADEIKAHPWFKGTEWDKLYQMTAAFIPEVNGELDTQNFEKFEEADSQVPSAAKSGPWRKMLSSKDVNFMGYTYKNFEIVNDHEVPGMVELKKKNTKPKRPTVKSLFSTILFPSQLVYGYREYKITRKHEVRLPLHFLFNHNR, from the exons AACGCCTTCAAATGCAACTAAACAGAAGGCAGCTGCAGCCAAGCAGTATATTGAAAAGCATTACAAGGAACAAATGAAGAGCTTGCAGGAAAGGAGGGAGCG ACGTAATATGCTTGAGAAGAAACTAGCTGATGCTGACGTCTCTGCGGAAGAGCAAAACAACATTTTGAAGTACTTAGAGAAGAAGGAAACAGAATATATGCGCCTTCAGAGGCATAAAATGGGTGCTGATGATTTTGAGCCATTAACCATGATTGGAAAGGGTGCATTTGGGGAg GTTAGAATCTGCAGGGAGAAGAAAACTGGCCATGTTTATGCCATGAAAAAGCTTAAGAAATCAGAGATGCTTCGTAGGGGTCAG GTTGAGCATGTAAAAGCAGAAAGGAATTTACTAGCGGAAGTTGACAGCAATTGCATTGTCAAACTTTATTGTTCTTTCCAAGATGAAGAGTATCTATATCTAATTATGGAATACCTTCCTGGTGGAGATGTGATGACTCTACTGATGCGTAAAGATACATTAACAGAAGATGAAGCCAAATTTTATGTAGGAGAAACAGTTCTTGCAATTGAATCTATCCACAAACACAATTACATTCATAG GGATATCAAGCCTGATAACTTGCTTCTTGATAAAAATGGTCACATGAAGTTGTCTGATTTTGGATTGTGCAAACCACTGGATTGCAGTAATATTCAAGAAAAGGATTTTACTGTAGGAAACAACTATAGTGGGGCTCTTCAAAGTGATGGGCGTCCAGCAGCACCTAAGCGCACTCAACAGGAGCAACTGCAGCACTGGCAGCGGAACAGGAGGATGCTT GCCTATTCAACTGTTGGTACACCTGATTATATTGCTCCAGAAGTTCTGCTGAAAAAAGGATATGCAATGGAGTGTGATTG GTGGTCTCTGGGGGCAATCATGTATGAGATGCTTGTTGGGTATCCACCATTTTATTCTGATGAGCCCATGTCTACCTGTAGGAAG ATAGTTAACTGGAGAACTCATTTGAAATTTCCGGAAGAGGCGAAACTATCGCCAGAAGCTAAAGATCTTATTTGTAAACTCTTGTGTAATGTAGAGCAAAGGCTTGGTACAAGAGGTGCTGACGAAATCAAG GCTCACCCATGGTTCAAAGGCACTGAGTGGGATAAATTATATCAAATGACTGCTGCATTCATTCCTGAAGTTAATGGTGAACTGGATACCCAAAACTTTGAAAAGTTTGAAGAG GCTGACAGTCAAGTCCCTTCAGCAGCAAAATCAGGCCCCTGGAGGAAG ATGCTTTCATCTAAGGACGTGAACTTCATGGGATACACCTACAAGAACTTTGAAATCGTGAATGATCATGAAGTCCCAGGAATGG TtgaactgaagaagaagaacaccAAGCCTAAGAGACCTACTGTGAAGTCCCTTTTCAGTACGATCCTCTTCCCTTCTCAGCTAGTTTATGGATATCGTGAGTACAAAATAACTAGGAAACACGAGGTTAGGCTGCCCttacattttctttttaatcataACAGGTGA
- the LOC131001210 gene encoding uncharacterized protein At4g14342 isoform X2: MQASDRFNINSQLEHLQAKYVGTGHADLTRFEWAVNIHRDSYASYVGHYPILAYFAVAENESIGRERYNFMQKMLLPCGLPPEREDD; encoded by the exons ATGCAG GCGAGCGACAGGTTTAATATAAACTCGCAGCTCGAGCATTTGCAGGCTAAATATGTCGGTACAGGGCACGCCGACTTGACTCGATT TGAATGGGCGGTGAATATCCACCGAGATAGCTACGCCTCGTACGTCGGGCATTATCCGATTCTGGCCTACTTTGCCGTCGCTGAAAATGAATCCATTGGGAGAGAGCGCTACAATTTCATGCAG AAAATGCTTTTGCCGTGTGGGCTTCCTCCCGAGAGAGAAGATGATTGA